A part of Blastopirellula marina genomic DNA contains:
- a CDS encoding cadherin domain-containing protein, with the protein MKNTNSVRDNLIAPKKSRKSVRGTRAMRLESLEIRDLLAANTLDFVDNLEIGSAGETRDLQLEVDSSSGSAIVALRIKGTSGDLNPDVPLVFVQDTDRTNSANHVPLLQAMADVNGTTDSYVLFEVNPGDNFTIQVGGSGAGGFIAEIMQFGSTDADKMVTEQEYYEAVAAELQARGAGNHNTAAYFQTVWGINFNESQYDAGFDANFNGIVEGFELEYVNSAMGQPVCVIDLIGDNEAPAVTASVAVDTGISATDNITNDIDGAGNNSAIIGTVTDFSRITSAVVTIDGQPTSIDLVANPNINALTVGENQISFGLSIADLDALLGSSVVDTGSHTLTIVTEDELGNTSVTPFSLVFEFDTTAPAAPTAVDLAAASDSGVSSTDNITNDTTPTISVTAEAGTRVTFSSSIAGVLGTVVANASGVATITPTVGLAEGNHAISATATDAAGNTSTISTALVITIDTVNPAVFSNLVLSNATTHPNLTDQSQATFTGTSEANAVVELRDLNSAVVATTTADGSGNFSFTLSDNVDLDFDINNFTFVATDAAGNQTSAVFVVYRNTAPSIDAGQIFSVDENSANGSTVGSVSASGNDTGDVLTYAISGIDAGYEGAFAIDPATGVITVADSSLLDYEDITSFSLTIQVTDSYGDGAGGEGLVTTQSVTINLNDVNEAPTFDQADYTFSVEENSAAATSVGTVTGSDVDADDTSLTYGISGGTGDGLFEINTATGAITVASGAVLDFETTDSYTLDVTLTDNLSASEVGAVNTVTKTITINLIDVNEDPEFVGEPITLDVAEDAGENGVVGTISATDVDADDSMSGDLTFGLSAGGTGDGLFAIDPTTGQVTVTALGAATLDFETTTSYTLNVTVTDNLDGDGAGEVGSASTITTTVTINVLDANEAPEFVGEPISFSLPEDAAVNDSVGTVSATDVDADDSAPGDLTFGISGGSGASYFAIDPSTGEITVTDNSVFDFEGTNTFTLNVTVTDNLDGDGAGEVGTQKTTNTTVTINLTNVNELPTVPGDTLDLGLVRLALVDEVSEEGDTVKVLGLVDPEMQTLTYTDTSGNAFFHVDSNGNVILDQAITLGDLTDGELDIVLNNVLVSDGIDSKTISVTFTVVQNSPPEFTSPAPGTSVNIDENLPDDVVLDNGDPIDGTLVLTATDLEGDNPLVFSVGSTVTHPDTALAALFAIAEVNGNSTVVVADPTNLNYNYVNLHGATNGTFTINLVVTDALGGFSTQSLTITVADRNDTPTFTDPGTLSLDEYVAKDPSVSFGTEAGTVVYDASNAFADADLGDTLTYTLDAAVVTGTSVDISGAFAIDPNTGIITVVDPTLLDAEGIDPDSVTLTITANDGSGEANNTVTGDLNIDIVPQNELPIYVTPSDSFDIRYSLIDGEGTDDITDLGNISSVLTATDPEGDTIAYSQRTTGASGEEFFALASDGSITSLKAVDFTADEMTFELVYDYSDGSLDSDTDLGFTSGFVLTIRVFKNPPAVFDEANYDFSLDENTAAGVTVVQTVSATDPEGENVTYAIDDPSGTFAINATTGEITIADGAALNFEANSSITFTVTAIDEATNETDLSVTVTINDLNEAPAITNNPLEFGVSEDAANGAAVGTVTVADPDAGDTAFNFQITGGTGQGVFAIDANGNITVDDASQLDFETASSYTLQVQVTDNGGPTPGSNQLSDSKTFTITIGDINEAPVLTGAAFDLPIVDESNLTATEIGTVGDDFFTKVYSNATYNFLGQFTDPEGDDLTLTIANKAAIEALDYVNSISYNNTTDELTIVFVHYGVNQDRSPFTIEFTAQETSGAMLSATSPLEVGVSVTNEKAVDFKLIPVASPTDSGQAFTGISEGQLPGAIDKIADGQTFTIEIWGTTLVGQEDVTAGNAWIEGFATVTLALVFDTSLVTTTAGNVVAPLKLGGSETVPIDVNPTTGEISNFNAFFGFDDLPAGVDSEGYNGEYVRLGYVTLTALDGVSTSGMSVSDLLSIDFGNAETSIVPNAADASEVSPAPAQGQPVPRAGDIQQDVFDAQVTVESPAVEVVDATAFTISSADSLASLLVGTNGSTIDGNQVAAQLAGSNSTSVTGTVFVVFNGDAANPTSMEIIGSELIFSDSGSYRPGEPASAGGTPNTTTGSAANMGITSSDGSGTTTNVALRDTVLRIAGTSTINLTGNASSGGATFNSQGVGINIGTGFADVNQQVVVGNNTFNNPDRESLAGKSLGSNGAENSMLVGDGVGGFTLTLDLSRILLDEVLQIGTTAVDFNLLLNATIVAEVNGGANLSGSVFKQDNQPLEDGSGVFVTVNKGRTQLDASGQVTELPESAQWASEWDSLWVEVWGNTADALGIYGGSLDLSYNTDLYTATAIEYAPSMSLNRTGTIDAEGGKIVGLGSGTEMDSLGKGAFVLLGRVKLESLPTNGIDVALDEYHSESLGLVAENASLGLTGVGTTEVASDVADLDVWGVAYDINNDGTIGLADFTQFVQAFGKSSLQSSDALVAALDFDNNGTVGLGDFSFFVQNFGKGKTDAASIAYPETFTQSWVGRKIELDGPDSLQDVFDEALTDWQEALGLENPIDVKLVVTDYGDAQLGEAQLLAVDENGLPSYGILTLDDDGAGLGWSSDLVGGPAEGQYDLYTVILHELGHLYGFMAHYSGFADNIVTDYSGGKLFMGADFVATLDDYGFHLDETDNPGDVMNDTLDPGVRKTISSLDVQILQTAYASATSSSFVSSGTAALHTEALHAELTTEMIVNDAPTSIVSDTPISFVYDKVVDVESVSGRTGYESLIAPAVFDELVRNGIRVSTSSSSEVQQQMDEIDSAVAAFMGEDEALLVADSIDDVPSYSTEDESTNVDDLFADWDLESDLEG; encoded by the coding sequence ATCGACGGTGCTGGCAACAACAGTGCTATCATCGGTACCGTGACCGACTTCAGCCGAATCACCAGTGCGGTCGTGACGATCGATGGCCAGCCGACCTCGATCGACCTGGTGGCTAATCCAAACATCAACGCGTTGACTGTTGGTGAAAACCAAATCAGCTTCGGCCTGAGTATCGCGGACCTGGACGCCCTGTTGGGTTCGTCGGTTGTCGATACGGGTTCGCACACGCTGACCATCGTGACCGAAGACGAACTGGGCAACACCAGTGTTACCCCGTTCTCGTTGGTATTCGAGTTTGATACCACCGCGCCAGCCGCTCCAACCGCAGTTGATCTAGCAGCAGCTAGTGATAGCGGTGTCTCGTCCACAGACAACATCACCAACGATACCACGCCAACCATCTCGGTCACTGCCGAAGCGGGGACTCGGGTTACGTTCAGTTCGAGCATTGCTGGCGTTCTGGGCACTGTCGTGGCAAACGCTTCGGGCGTCGCCACGATCACTCCAACGGTTGGCTTGGCAGAAGGCAATCACGCAATCAGTGCTACTGCGACCGACGCTGCGGGCAACACCAGCACGATTTCGACCGCCTTGGTAATTACGATCGACACGGTCAATCCTGCGGTCTTCAGCAATCTGGTGCTGTCCAATGCTACTACGCACCCGAATCTGACCGATCAAAGCCAAGCGACCTTCACGGGTACTTCGGAAGCGAATGCGGTTGTCGAACTCCGCGATTTGAACTCGGCCGTTGTCGCAACGACCACTGCCGACGGTTCCGGGAACTTCAGCTTCACGCTGTCGGACAATGTTGATCTCGACTTCGATATCAACAACTTCACCTTCGTCGCCACCGACGCCGCTGGCAATCAAACCTCGGCTGTCTTTGTTGTTTATCGCAACACGGCTCCCTCGATCGATGCAGGTCAAATTTTCTCGGTAGATGAGAACAGTGCCAACGGTAGCACCGTCGGTTCGGTTTCGGCCAGCGGCAACGATACCGGCGATGTTCTGACCTACGCGATCAGCGGCATCGATGCAGGTTACGAAGGTGCATTTGCAATCGATCCGGCCACCGGTGTGATTACGGTCGCTGATTCGAGTCTGCTGGACTACGAAGACATCACTTCTTTCTCGCTCACTATTCAAGTTACCGATAGCTACGGCGACGGTGCTGGTGGCGAAGGTCTCGTGACCACGCAGTCGGTGACGATCAATCTGAACGACGTCAACGAAGCTCCGACATTCGATCAAGCCGACTACACGTTCAGCGTCGAGGAGAATTCGGCAGCTGCAACCAGCGTTGGCACCGTAACCGGTTCGGACGTTGATGCCGACGATACCTCACTGACCTATGGTATCAGCGGCGGAACGGGGGACGGCTTGTTCGAGATTAACACCGCCACCGGTGCCATCACGGTAGCCAGCGGTGCCGTCCTCGACTTCGAAACGACGGACAGCTACACGCTGGACGTCACGCTGACTGACAATTTGAGTGCCAGCGAAGTTGGCGCGGTCAACACGGTCACCAAAACGATCACGATCAATCTGATCGACGTCAACGAGGATCCTGAATTCGTTGGCGAGCCAATCACCTTAGACGTCGCCGAAGATGCTGGCGAAAATGGGGTGGTCGGTACGATTAGTGCGACCGATGTCGACGCCGACGATTCGATGTCTGGCGATTTAACATTCGGTCTGTCCGCTGGCGGAACGGGCGACGGCCTGTTCGCGATCGATCCGACCACCGGCCAAGTCACTGTGACTGCTCTCGGGGCCGCGACACTAGACTTCGAGACGACGACTTCTTACACGCTGAACGTGACCGTCACCGACAACTTGGATGGTGACGGTGCTGGCGAAGTTGGTTCGGCATCGACGATTACCACCACGGTCACGATCAACGTTCTGGATGCAAACGAAGCTCCTGAATTTGTTGGCGAACCAATTTCGTTCTCGCTGCCGGAAGACGCGGCGGTTAACGATTCGGTCGGAACCGTTTCGGCAACTGACGTTGACGCCGACGACAGTGCTCCTGGCGATTTGACCTTCGGTATTAGTGGTGGCAGTGGAGCGAGCTACTTCGCTATCGATCCATCGACCGGCGAAATCACGGTCACCGACAATTCCGTATTCGACTTCGAAGGGACCAACACCTTCACGTTGAATGTCACCGTCACCGACAACCTCGATGGCGATGGGGCTGGTGAAGTTGGCACGCAGAAGACGACCAACACCACCGTCACGATCAACCTGACCAATGTCAACGAACTGCCGACGGTACCAGGCGATACGCTCGACCTGGGCCTAGTACGTTTAGCTTTGGTCGATGAAGTATCGGAAGAAGGGGACACAGTTAAAGTCTTGGGTCTGGTCGATCCAGAAATGCAGACGCTGACCTACACCGATACCAGCGGTAATGCCTTCTTCCATGTGGATTCCAATGGTAACGTCATTCTCGATCAGGCCATCACTCTCGGTGATCTGACTGACGGCGAACTCGACATCGTTCTGAATAATGTTCTCGTGTCGGATGGTATCGACTCGAAGACGATCAGTGTCACTTTCACGGTCGTTCAGAACTCGCCACCTGAGTTCACCTCGCCTGCCCCTGGCACTTCTGTCAATATCGACGAAAACCTGCCAGATGACGTTGTCCTGGACAATGGTGATCCGATCGACGGCACCTTGGTGCTGACGGCAACCGACCTGGAAGGTGACAATCCTCTCGTCTTCTCCGTAGGTTCGACAGTCACGCATCCTGATACGGCTCTGGCTGCTCTTTTCGCTATTGCCGAAGTAAACGGAAACTCGACGGTTGTTGTCGCTGATCCGACCAACCTCAACTACAACTACGTCAACCTGCACGGTGCGACCAACGGTACTTTCACGATCAATCTGGTGGTGACCGATGCCCTAGGTGGATTCAGCACGCAGTCGCTGACCATCACGGTCGCGGATCGCAACGACACGCCAACGTTCACCGATCCTGGTACGTTGTCGTTGGACGAATACGTCGCCAAGGATCCTAGCGTTTCCTTCGGCACTGAAGCAGGCACCGTGGTTTACGATGCCAGCAACGCATTCGCTGACGCTGACCTCGGCGACACGCTGACTTATACGCTTGATGCAGCTGTCGTTACGGGAACCAGCGTTGATATCTCTGGTGCTTTCGCGATTGATCCGAATACCGGCATCATCACCGTGGTCGATCCGACCTTGCTCGACGCCGAAGGTATTGATCCAGATAGCGTCACGCTGACCATCACGGCCAACGACGGTAGCGGCGAAGCCAATAACACCGTGACCGGCGACCTGAACATCGACATCGTTCCGCAGAACGAATTGCCGATCTATGTCACGCCTTCGGATAGCTTTGACATCCGTTACAGTCTGATCGACGGTGAAGGTACCGACGACATCACTGACCTGGGGAACATCTCCTCGGTGCTCACGGCAACCGACCCTGAAGGTGACACGATCGCCTACTCGCAACGAACCACCGGTGCATCGGGCGAAGAATTCTTTGCTCTGGCCAGCGACGGTTCGATCACCAGCTTGAAAGCGGTTGATTTCACTGCCGACGAAATGACCTTCGAGTTGGTTTACGATTACAGCGACGGTTCGCTCGACTCAGATACCGACCTGGGCTTCACCAGCGGATTCGTGTTGACCATTCGCGTCTTCAAGAACCCACCGGCTGTCTTTGACGAAGCCAACTACGACTTCTCGCTAGACGAGAACACCGCTGCTGGGGTGACCGTGGTACAAACCGTATCCGCGACCGATCCCGAAGGTGAGAACGTAACCTACGCGATTGACGATCCAAGTGGAACGTTCGCAATCAACGCGACGACCGGCGAAATCACCATTGCTGATGGGGCCGCACTCAACTTTGAAGCGAACTCGTCGATCACCTTCACGGTCACTGCGATCGATGAAGCGACGAACGAAACCGATCTTTCGGTCACCGTTACGATCAACGATCTTAACGAAGCTCCTGCGATCACCAACAATCCGCTCGAATTCGGCGTCAGCGAAGATGCCGCCAACGGGGCAGCCGTAGGAACGGTAACCGTAGCCGATCCGGATGCTGGTGACACCGCGTTCAACTTCCAGATCACCGGCGGCACCGGCCAAGGCGTATTCGCCATCGATGCCAACGGCAACATCACCGTAGACGATGCATCGCAACTCGACTTCGAGACCGCTTCTTCTTATACGCTGCAAGTTCAAGTCACTGACAACGGCGGACCAACGCCAGGCTCGAACCAGCTGTCCGATTCCAAGACCTTCACCATCACCATTGGCGACATCAACGAAGCACCGGTTCTGACGGGAGCTGCCTTTGACCTGCCGATCGTTGATGAAAGCAACCTGACCGCGACCGAAATTGGTACTGTTGGGGACGACTTCTTCACCAAGGTCTACAGCAATGCTACTTACAACTTCCTCGGTCAATTCACCGATCCGGAAGGAGACGACCTGACGCTGACGATTGCCAACAAGGCAGCCATCGAAGCTTTGGATTACGTCAACAGCATTAGCTATAACAATACGACCGACGAACTAACGATTGTCTTTGTACACTACGGTGTCAATCAGGATCGTTCGCCGTTCACCATCGAGTTCACCGCTCAGGAAACTTCCGGTGCAATGCTCTCGGCTACCTCGCCGCTGGAAGTAGGCGTATCGGTAACCAACGAGAAGGCAGTGGACTTCAAGTTGATCCCGGTTGCCAGCCCAACCGATTCCGGTCAGGCATTCACCGGCATCAGCGAAGGCCAACTGCCAGGTGCGATCGATAAGATCGCCGATGGTCAAACTTTCACGATCGAAATCTGGGGTACCACCCTGGTTGGTCAGGAAGACGTTACCGCTGGCAACGCCTGGATTGAAGGTTTCGCCACGGTCACCTTGGCGTTGGTCTTCGACACCAGCCTGGTCACCACCACGGCCGGCAATGTAGTAGCTCCACTGAAGCTGGGTGGATCCGAAACGGTGCCAATCGATGTGAATCCCACCACCGGTGAGATCTCGAACTTCAATGCCTTCTTCGGCTTCGACGATCTGCCAGCAGGCGTCGATTCGGAAGGTTACAACGGCGAATACGTTCGACTCGGCTACGTCACTCTGACCGCTTTGGACGGTGTTAGCACGTCGGGTATGTCGGTTTCGGATCTGTTGTCAATTGACTTCGGTAATGCCGAAACTTCGATCGTGCCAAACGCCGCTGATGCCAGCGAAGTCAGCCCTGCTCCGGCTCAAGGTCAGCCCGTTCCACGTGCTGGTGATATCCAACAGGACGTCTTCGATGCCCAGGTCACGGTCGAGTCTCCGGCAGTCGAGGTGGTGGATGCAACTGCCTTCACGATCTCCTCGGCAGACAGCTTGGCCAGTTTGCTGGTTGGAACCAACGGTAGCACCATCGATGGCAATCAGGTCGCTGCTCAACTAGCCGGCAGCAACAGCACGAGCGTCACCGGTACGGTCTTCGTCGTGTTCAACGGCGATGCCGCCAACCCGACTTCGATGGAAATCATCGGTAGTGAACTGATCTTCTCCGATTCCGGTTCCTATCGTCCGGGTGAACCCGCTTCCGCAGGCGGCACACCCAATACCACCACCGGCAGTGCTGCCAACATGGGTATCACTTCCTCCGATGGAAGTGGAACGACCACCAACGTCGCACTTCGTGACACGGTTCTGCGAATCGCTGGCACTTCGACCATCAACCTGACTGGCAATGCTTCCAGCGGTGGTGCCACATTCAACTCGCAGGGTGTTGGTATCAACATCGGTACCGGGTTCGCCGACGTGAATCAGCAGGTTGTTGTCGGTAACAATACCTTCAACAATCCAGATCGCGAATCGTTGGCCGGCAAGTCGCTTGGTAGCAACGGTGCCGAAAACTCGATGCTCGTCGGTGACGGTGTGGGTGGCTTCACGCTGACCCTCGACCTGAGCCGAATCTTGTTGGACGAAGTGCTGCAAATCGGAACGACCGCGGTCGACTTCAACTTGCTGCTCAACGCCACGATCGTCGCCGAAGTCAACGGTGGAGCGAACCTGAGTGGTTCGGTCTTCAAGCAAGACAATCAACCGCTGGAAGATGGCTCAGGCGTGTTCGTCACCGTCAACAAGGGACGCACCCAGCTCGATGCCAGCGGCCAGGTTACCGAACTCCCAGAAAGTGCCCAGTGGGCTTCCGAATGGGATTCGCTGTGGGTGGAAGTCTGGGGTAACACCGCTGACGCCTTGGGTATCTATGGTGGTTCGCTCGACCTGTCGTACAACACCGACCTGTACACTGCGACCGCAATCGAATACGCACCTTCGATGTCGCTCAACCGCACCGGTACCATCGATGCGGAAGGTGGCAAAATCGTCGGTCTGGGTAGCGGAACCGAAATGGACTCGCTCGGCAAGGGAGCCTTTGTCCTGCTGGGTCGCGTGAAACTGGAGTCACTGCCAACCAATGGCATTGATGTCGCTTTGGACGAGTACCACAGCGAATCGCTTGGCTTGGTTGCTGAAAACGCATCGTTGGGTCTGACGGGTGTCGGTACAACGGAAGTTGCTTCCGATGTGGCTGATCTCGACGTCTGGGGTGTCGCTTACGACATCAACAACGACGGAACAATCGGTCTGGCCGACTTCACCCAGTTTGTCCAAGCGTTCGGCAAGTCTTCGCTGCAAAGCAGTGATGCCTTGGTCGCTGCGTTGGACTTCGATAACAACGGTACCGTTGGTCTGGGTGACTTCAGCTTCTTCGTCCAGAACTTTGGTAAGGGTAAGACCGACGCGGCTAGCATCGCTTATCCAGAAACGTTCACTCAGTCTTGGGTTGGACGCAAGATCGAACTGGATGGTCCTGACTCGCTGCAAGACGTCTTCGACGAAGCACTGACCGACTGGCAAGAAGCTTTGGGCCTAGAAAACCCAATCGACGTCAAGCTGGTCGTCACCGACTACGGCGATGCTCAACTGGGTGAAGCCCAACTATTGGCAGTCGACGAAAATGGTCTGCCTTCCTACGGCATTCTGACCCTTGATGACGACGGTGCCGGTTTGGGTTGGTCTTCCGATCTGGTTGGCGGTCCGGCCGAAGGTCAGTACGACCTGTACACGGTGATCTTGCATGAACTGGGTCACTTGTACGGCTTCATGGCTCACTACAGCGGCTTCGCCGATAACATTGTTACCGACTACAGCGGTGGCAAGTTGTTCATGGGTGCTGACTTTGTCGCGACCTTGGATGACTACGGTTTCCACTTGGACGAAACCGACAATCCTGGCGACGTGATGAACGACACCCTGGACCCAGGCGTTCGCAAGACGATCTCCAGCTTGGACGTTCAGATCCTGCAAACGGCCTATGCCTCGGCAACCAGCTCGAGCTTTGTCTCGAGTGGAACGGCTGCCTTGCATACCGAAGCCCTGCACGCGGAATTGACGACCGAAATGATCGTCAACGATGCTCCTACATCGATCGTTTCGGACACGCCGATCAGCTTTGTTTACGACAAGGTTGTCGACGTCGAATCGGTCAGCGGACGGACTGGCTACGAATCGTTGATCGCTCCGGCGGTATTCGACGAACTGGTACGCAACGGTATCCGCGTATCGACGTCGTCCTCTTCCGAAGTCCAACAACAGATGGACGAGATTGACTCGGCCGTCGCCGCCTTCATGGGCGAAGACGAAGCCTTGTTGGTAGCCGATTCCATCGATGACGTACCTTCGTACAGCACCGAAGACGAATCGACCAACGTCGACGACTTGTTCGCCGACTGGGATCTTGAGTCCGATCTGGAAGGTTAA